In Anaerolineales bacterium, a genomic segment contains:
- a CDS encoding CHAD domain-containing protein has product MTQTGRSSPTDSATLHPNDSMAGGGRYVLALHFAKLIKEAPHMVKDDDSIDSVHDMRVATRRLRSMFALFKPYFPKESVRPLNRTLREIASALGVVRDLDVFRLMLQAYAQTRPPAETAALRAMLTYFDEQRSAALVPLHQTLDSAYFEAFQDRFKAFLEEVPPPKTTYLLSPKPSRICDVVPILIYEQSAAVRAYEEHLERLTLDGLHALRIEVKRLRYSLEAFAPVLGEEASIVIKATKVFQDSVGELQDTRVAVDYANGYLESAFSEETIFSAEASVVRTFLTFCYEEMSRLRQAVPSVWAEFNAPSVRRAMALAVGAL; this is encoded by the coding sequence CATTTTGCCAAGCTCATAAAAGAAGCGCCGCACATGGTGAAGGACGACGACAGCATCGACTCCGTTCACGATATGCGCGTGGCAACCCGCCGCTTGCGGAGCATGTTTGCGCTGTTCAAGCCCTATTTTCCGAAGGAATCTGTCCGCCCTTTAAATCGGACACTGCGGGAGATTGCCTCAGCGCTTGGTGTTGTGCGCGATTTAGATGTCTTTCGCCTGATGCTGCAAGCCTATGCGCAAACCCGCCCCCCCGCTGAAACCGCCGCGCTGCGGGCAATGCTAACCTACTTTGATGAGCAGCGCAGCGCTGCCCTTGTCCCCCTTCACCAGACCCTTGATAGCGCCTATTTTGAGGCGTTTCAGGATCGATTTAAGGCATTTTTGGAGGAAGTTCCTCCCCCGAAAACGACATATTTACTGTCTCCCAAACCGTCTCGCATCTGTGATGTCGTGCCGATCTTGATTTACGAGCAGAGCGCCGCCGTTCGTGCCTATGAGGAACACCTTGAACGGCTCACCTTAGATGGGCTGCACGCGCTGCGCATTGAGGTAAAACGCCTGCGCTATAGCTTAGAGGCGTTCGCCCCCGTCCTCGGTGAAGAAGCAAGCATCGTTATTAAGGCGACGAAAGTGTTTCAAGACTCCGTCGGAGAATTGCAAGATACACGGGTGGCAGTGGACTACGCCAACGGCTACCTAGAGAGCGCCTTCAGCGAGGAGACCATCTTTAGCGCAGAGGCAAGCGTAGTGCGAACATTCCTCACTTTCTGTTACGAGGAGATGAGCCGCCTGCGCCAGGCTGTTCCGAGCGTGTGGGCAGAATTCAACGCCCCATCAGTTCGGCGGGCGATGGCGCTGGCGGTTGGGGCGCTGTAG